From the genome of Miscanthus floridulus cultivar M001 chromosome 10, ASM1932011v1, whole genome shotgun sequence, one region includes:
- the LOC136486045 gene encoding clathrin heavy chain 1-like isoform X1: MAAANAPIAMREALTLTSLGIAPQFVTFTHVTMESEKYICVRETSPQNSVVIIDMAMPMQPLRRPITADSALMNPNTRILALKAQIPGTTQDHLQIFNIEAKTKIKSHQMPEQVVFWKWITPKLLGLVTQASVYHWSIEGDSEPTKMFDRAANLANNQIINYRCDPAEKWLVLIGIAPGAPERPQLVKGNMQLFSVDQQRSQALEAHAASFATFKVVGNENPSTLICFASKTTNAGQITSKLHVIELGAQPGKPGFSKKQADLFFPPDFQDDFPVAMQVSQKYGLIYVITKLGLLFVYDLETAAAVYRNRISPDPIFLTAESSTGGFYAINRRGQVLHATVNDATVVPFVSGQLNNLELAVNLAKRANLPGAENLVVQRFQELFSQTKYKEAAELAAESPQGLLRTPETVAKFQSVPVQAGQTPPLLQYFGTLLTRGKLNAFESLELSRLVVNQNKKNLLENWLAEDKLECSEELGDLVKTVDNDLALKIYIKARATPKVVAAFAERREFDKILIYSKQVGYTPDYLFLLQTILRTDPQGAVNFALMMSQMEGGCPVDYNTITDLFLQRNMIREATAFLLDVLKPNLPEHAFLQTKVLEINLVTYPNVADAILANGMFSHYDRPRIAQLCEKAGLYLRALQVGNLCIDLADLLFCLPVKLISYFLLQHYSELPDIKRVIVNTHAIEPQALVEFFGTLSREWALECMKDLLLVNLRGNLQIVVQAAKEYSEQLGVDACIKLFEQFKSYEGLYFFLGSYLSSSEDPDIHFKYIEAAARTGQIKEVERVTRESNFYDAEKTKNFLMEAKLPDARPLINVCDRFGFVPDLTHYLYTNNMLRYIEGYVQKVNPGNAPLVVGQLLDDECPEDFIKGLILSVRSLLPVEPLVDECEKRNRLRLLTQFLEHLVSEGSQDVHVHNALGKIIIDSNNNPEHFLTTNPFYDSRVVGKYCEKRDPTLAVVAYRRGQCDDELINVTNKNSLFKLQARYVVERMDGDLWDKVLQPENEYRRQLIDQVVSTALPESKSPDQVSAAVKAFMTADLPHELIELLEKIVLQNSAFSGNFNLQNLLILTAIKADPSRVMDYVNRLDNFDGPAVGEVAVEAQLYEEAFAIFKKFNLNVQAVDVLLDNIRSIERAEEFAFRVEEDAVWSQVAKAQLREGLVSEAIESFIRADDAAHFLDVIRAAEEANVYNDLVKYLLMVRQKAREPKVDGELIFAYAKIDRLSDIEEFILMPNVANLQNVGDRLYDEELYEAAKIIYAFISNWAKLAVTLVKLKQFQGAVDAARKANSAKTWKEVCFACVDAEEFRLAQICGLNIIVQVDDLEEVSEYYQNRGCFSELIALMESGLGLERAHMGIFTELGVLYARYRSEKLMEHIKLFSTRLNIPKLIRACDEQQHWKELTYLYIQYDEFDNAGTTIMNHSPDAWDHMQFKDVCVKVANVELYYKAVHFYLQEHPDLINDMLNVLALRLDHTRVVDIMRKAGQLHLVKPYMVAVQSNNVSAVNEALNELYVEEEDYERLRESVDMHDNFDQIGLAQKLEKHELLEMRRIAAYIYKKAGRWKQSIALSKKDNMYKDCMETCSQSGDRELSEDLLVYFIEQGKKECFASCLFICYDLIRPDVALELAWLNNMLDFAFPYLLQFIREYTSKVDDLVKDKIESQKGERAKEKEEKDLVAQQNMYAQLLPLALPAPPMPGMGGPPPPMGGMGMPPMGGMGMPPMGPGPMPAFGMPPMGSY; this comes from the exons ATGGCGGCGGCCAACGCCCCCATCGCCATGCGCGAGGCGCTCACG CTCACCAGCCTGGGCATCGCGCCGCAGTTCGTCACCTTcacccacgtcaccatggagtcGGAGAAGTACATCTGCGTCCGCGAGACCTCCCCGCAGAACAGCGTCGTCATCATCGACATGGCCATGCCCATGCAGCCGCTCCGACGCCCCATCACCGCCGACTCCGCGCTCATGAACCCCAACACCAGGATCCTCGCCCTCAAAG CCCAAATACCTGGAACAACACAGGATCACCTTCAAATATTTAACATTGAGGCTAAGACTAAGATCAAGTCTCACCAGATGCCGGAGCAG GTTGTATTTTGGAAATGGATCACTCCCAAATTGTTGGGTTTAGTGACACAAGCATCTGTTTACCACTGGTCAATTGAAGGTGATTCTGAGCCCACCAAGATGTTTGATAGGGCCGCTAATTTGGCAAACAACCAGATTATCAACTACCGATGTGACCCAGCGGAGAAGTGGCTTGTGCTTATTGGAATTGCACCTGGTGCCCCGGAG AGGCCACAACTGGTGAAGGGAAATATGCAACTTTTTTCTGTTGATCAACAGCGTAGCCAGGCACTTGAAGCCCATGCAGCTTCTTTTGCAACATTTAAG GTGGTTGGTAATGAGAACCCATCAACTCTTATTTGTTTCGCCTCAAAGACAACTAATGCTGGACAGATTACTTCAAAGTTGCATGTCATTGAACTGGGCGCCCAGCCAG GGAAACCTGGATTTTCGAAGAAACAAGCCGACCTCTTCTTCCCACCAGATTTCCAGGATGATTTTCCTGTAGCTATGCAA GTTTCACAAAAGTATGGGCTTATCTATGTAATTACAAAGCTTGGCCTTTTGTTTGTATATGACTTGGAAACTGCTGCAGCAGTTTACAGAAATAGAATCAGTCCAGACCCTATATTCTTGACAGCAGAATCTTCTACTGGTGGATTTTATGCCATAAACAGAAGAGGGCAGGTTTTACATGCCACAGTTAATGATGCAACCGTTGTGCCTTTTGTCAGCGGTCAG TTGAACAACCTTGAGCTTGCTGTTAATCTTGCCAAGAGAGCTAATCTTCCTGGTGCAGAGAACTTG GTTGTGCAAAGGTTCCAGGAACTGTTTTCGCAAACAAAATACAAGGAAGCAGCTGAGTTGGCTGCAGAGTCTCCACAGGGCCTCTTGAGGACACCTGAGACTGTTGCAAAATTtcag AGTGTCCCTGTGCAAGCTGGGCAAACACCCCCACTCTTGCAGTACTTTGGCACATTGCTAACTCGAGGGAAGCTCAATGCCTTCGAGTCTCTTGAGCTATCTCGACTTGTTGTCAATCAGAACAAAAAGAATCTTCTGGAAAATTGGTTGGCTGAAGACAAACTGGAGTGCAGTGAGGAATTGGGAGATCTTGTCAAG ACTGTGGACAATGATCTTGCACTGAAAATATACATAAAGGCCAGGGCAACCCCTAAAGTTGTTGCTGCTTTTGCTGAAAGGAGGGAATTTGATAAGATTCTTATATATTCAAAGCAG GTTGGATATACCCCAGATTATCTTTTCCTCCTGCAGACCATTTTGCGTACAGATCCACAG GGAGCTGTCAACTTTGCACTGATGATGTCACAAATGGAGGGGGGTTGTCCAGTAGATTATAACACTATAACTGATCTCTTCCTTCAG AGAAACATGATACGGGAGGCAACGGCTTTTCTGCTGGATGTTCTGAAGCCAAACTTGCCAGAGCATGCTTTTCTTCAAACCAAG GTTTTGGAGATCAACTTAGTGACTTACCCAAATGTTGCAGATGCCATTCTTGCTAATGGCATGTTCAGTCATTATGACCGCCCTCGTATTGCTCAGCTGTGTGAAAAGGCTGGATTGTACTTGCGTGCCCTCCAGGTCGGTAACCTGTGCATTGATTTGGCTGATCTCCTCTTTTGCCTCCCTGTTAAACTAATCTCATATTTTCTGTTGCAGCATTATTCAGAGTTGCCTGATATCAAGCGTGTCATTGTAAATACCCATGCCATCGAGCCCCAG GCACTTGTTGAGTTCTTTGGCACCCTTTCAAGGGAGTGGGCACTAGAGTGCATGAAGGACCTTCTACTGGTCAATCTGAGGGGAAATCTTCAAATTGTTGTGCAG GCTGCGAAAGAATACTCTGAACAGCTAGGAGTTGATGCTTGCATAAAAttatttgaacaattcaaatctTATGAGGGCCTCTACTTTTTCTTGGGATCCTATCTGAGCTCCAG TGAGGATCCAGATATCCATTTCAAATACATAGAAGCAGCTGCAAGAACTGGACAGATCAAAGAAGTTGAACGTGTAACCAGGGAGTCTAATTTCTATGATGCTGAGAAGACAAAGAACTTTTTGATGGAAGCAAAGCTACCTGATGCACGTCCGCTGATTAATGTTTGTGACCGCTTTGGGTTTGTTCCAGATCTGACTCACTATCTATATACAAACAATATGCTTCGGTATATTGAGGGCTATGTACAGAAA GTGAATCCTGGTAATGCTCCCTTGGTAGTTGGGCAACTTCTGGATGATGAATGCCCTGAAGATTTCATCAAGGGTTTGATTCTCTCTGTTCGTTCTCTCCTTCCTGTTGAGCCACTAGTTGATGAATGCGAGAAGAG GAACCGCCTACGGTTGCTTACTCAATTCTTGGAGCATCTAGTGAGTGAGGGTAGCCAAGATGTGCATGTTCACAATGCTCTTGGGAAAATCATCATTGACAGCAACAATAACCCTGAGCATTTCCTTACTACCAACCCATTTTATGACTCTCGTGTTGTGGGCAAATACTGTGAAAAGCGAGATCCTACACTTGCTGTTGTTGCTTATAGACGTGGGCAATGTGACGATGAGCTTATTAATGTCACCAACAAAAACTCGTTGTTCAAGCTACAAGCTAG GTATGTGGTTGAGAGAATGGATGGTGATCTGTGGGATAAAGTTCTTCAGCCTGAGAATGAATATAGAAGGCAACTCATTGACCAAGTTGTTTCGACTGCATTGCCTGAAAGCAAGAGCCCTGATCAGGTCTCTGCTGCTGTTAAGGCATTCATGACAGCTGACCTTCCTCATGAACTGATTGAGCTTCTTGAAAAGATTGTTCTTCAGAATTCTGCTTTCAGTGGAAATTTCAATCTGCAGAACCTGCTCATCTTGACTGCTATCAAGGCAGATCCATCCAGAGTCATGGACTATGTCAACAGACTTGATAACTTTGATGGGCCTGCTGTTGGAGAAGTTGCTGTTGAAGCACAACTGTATGAGGAGGCTTTTGCTATATTCAAGAAGTTCAACTTAAATGTGCAGGCTGTCGATGTTCTCTTGGACAACATCCGGAGCATAGAAAGAGCAGAGGAATTTGCTTTCCGTGTTGAAGAAGATGCTGTTTGGAGCCAGGTTGCCAAAGCCCAGTTACGTGAAGGTCTGGTCAGTGAAGCAATTGAGTCATTCATTCGCGCAGATGATGCTGCACACTTCCTTGATGTCATCCGTGCTGCCGAGGAAGCTAATGTGTACAATGATTTAGTGAAGTACCTTCTGATGGTAAGGCAAAAGGCACGGGAACCCAAAGTCGATGGAGAACTCATCTTTGCATATGCTAAGATTGACAGGCTCAGTGACATTGAGGAATTCATTCTTATGCCAAATGTTGCCAACCTTCAAAATGTTGGTGACCGTCTGTATGATGAAGAACTATATGAAGCTGCAAAGATCATCTATGCTTTCATCTCAAACTGGGCTAAGCTGGCTGTTACCCTGGTTAAGCTGAAGCAGTTCCAAGGTGCCGTGGATGCTGCTCGCAAGGCTAACAGTGCCAAAACATGGAAGGAGGTCTGCTTTGCTTGTGTTGATGCCGAGGAGTTCCGTCTTGCACAAATATGTGGTCTGAATATTATTGTTCAG GTTGATGACTTGGAAGAAGTCAGTGAATACTACCAGAATAGAGGATGCTTCAGTGAACTTATTGCTCTCATGGagagtggtcttggacttgaacGAGCACACATGGGCATCTTCACAGAATTGGGAGTTCTATATGCTAGATACCGCTCTGAGAAGCTTATGGAACACATCAAACTTTTCTCCACCCGTCTAAATATTCCTAAGCTTATCCGGGCTTGTGATGAACAGCAGCACTGGAAAGAACTCACCTACTTGTACATACAGTATGATGAATTTGACAATGCTGGCACCACTATTATGAACCACTCTCCAGATGCATGGGATCATATGCAGTTTAAGGATGTTtgcgttaaagttgcaaatgttgAGCTATATTACAAGGCAGTTCACTTCTATTTGCAAGAGCATCCGGATCTCATCAATGATATGCTAAATGTGCTTGCACTTCGGTTAGATCATACCAGAGTTGTAGACATAATGCGCAAG GCTGGCCAGTTGCATCTTGTGAAACCATATATGGTTGCAGTTCAGAGTAACAATGTCTCTGCTGTGAATGAAGCCTTGAATGAGCTTTATGTTGAAGAGGAAGACTATGAGAGACTCCGTGAATCAGTTGACATGCATGACAACTTTGACCAGATAGGTCTTGCCCAGAAG CTTGAGAAGCATGAATTGCTGGAGATGAGGAGGATTGCTGCCTACATTTACAAGAAGGCTGGCAGGTGGAAGCAATCCATTGCTCTATCCAAGAAAGACAACATGTACAAGGATTGCATGGAGACATGCTCACAATCTGGTGACCGTGAACTGTCAGAGGACTTGCTTGTCTATTTCATTGAGCAG GGTAAGAAAGAATGCTTTGCTTCCTGCCTCTTCATTTGCTATGACTTGATCCGGCCAGATGTCGCTCTTGAGCTTGCATGGCTGAACAACATGTTGGACTTTGCCTTCCCATACCTGTTGCAG TTCATCCGTGAATACACTAGCAAGGTGGATGATTTAGTGAAGGATAAAATTGAGTCGCAGAAGGGAGAAAGAGCCaaagagaaggaggagaaagatCTCGTGGCTCAGCAG AACATGTATGCGCAACTGCTTCCCCTTGCTTTGCCCGCTCCGCCAATGCCTGGCATGGGTGGTCCTCCACCTCCGATGGGTGGGATGGGCATGCCTCCAATGGGTGGAATGGGTATGCCGCCGATGGGCCCTGGTCCGATGCCAGCATTTGGGATGCCACCGATGGGAAGCTACTGA
- the LOC136486045 gene encoding clathrin heavy chain 1-like isoform X2, with protein MAAANAPIAMREALTLTSLGIAPQFVTFTHVTMESEKYICVRETSPQNSVVIIDMAMPMQPLRRPITADSALMNPNTRILALKAQIPGTTQDHLQIFNIEAKTKIKSHQMPEQVVFWKWITPKLLGLVTQASVYHWSIEGDSEPTKMFDRAANLANNQIINYRCDPAEKWLVLIGIAPGAPERPQLVKGNMQLFSVDQQRSQALEAHAASFATFKVVGNENPSTLICFASKTTNAGQITSKLHVIELGAQPGKPGFSKKQADLFFPPDFQDDFPVAMQVSQKYGLIYVITKLGLLFVYDLETAAAVYRNRISPDPIFLTAESSTGGFYAINRRGQVLHATVNDATVVPFVSGQLNNLELAVNLAKRANLPGAENLVVQRFQELFSQTKYKEAAELAAESPQGLLRTPETVAKFQSVPVQAGQTPPLLQYFGTLLTRGKLNAFESLELSRLVVNQNKKNLLENWLAEDKLECSEELGDLVKTVDNDLALKIYIKARATPKVVAAFAERREFDKILIYSKQVGYTPDYLFLLQTILRTDPQGAVNFALMMSQMEGGCPVDYNTITDLFLQRNMIREATAFLLDVLKPNLPEHAFLQTKVLEINLVTYPNVADAILANGMFSHYDRPRIAQLCEKAGLYLRALQHYSELPDIKRVIVNTHAIEPQALVEFFGTLSREWALECMKDLLLVNLRGNLQIVVQAAKEYSEQLGVDACIKLFEQFKSYEGLYFFLGSYLSSSEDPDIHFKYIEAAARTGQIKEVERVTRESNFYDAEKTKNFLMEAKLPDARPLINVCDRFGFVPDLTHYLYTNNMLRYIEGYVQKVNPGNAPLVVGQLLDDECPEDFIKGLILSVRSLLPVEPLVDECEKRNRLRLLTQFLEHLVSEGSQDVHVHNALGKIIIDSNNNPEHFLTTNPFYDSRVVGKYCEKRDPTLAVVAYRRGQCDDELINVTNKNSLFKLQARYVVERMDGDLWDKVLQPENEYRRQLIDQVVSTALPESKSPDQVSAAVKAFMTADLPHELIELLEKIVLQNSAFSGNFNLQNLLILTAIKADPSRVMDYVNRLDNFDGPAVGEVAVEAQLYEEAFAIFKKFNLNVQAVDVLLDNIRSIERAEEFAFRVEEDAVWSQVAKAQLREGLVSEAIESFIRADDAAHFLDVIRAAEEANVYNDLVKYLLMVRQKAREPKVDGELIFAYAKIDRLSDIEEFILMPNVANLQNVGDRLYDEELYEAAKIIYAFISNWAKLAVTLVKLKQFQGAVDAARKANSAKTWKEVCFACVDAEEFRLAQICGLNIIVQVDDLEEVSEYYQNRGCFSELIALMESGLGLERAHMGIFTELGVLYARYRSEKLMEHIKLFSTRLNIPKLIRACDEQQHWKELTYLYIQYDEFDNAGTTIMNHSPDAWDHMQFKDVCVKVANVELYYKAVHFYLQEHPDLINDMLNVLALRLDHTRVVDIMRKAGQLHLVKPYMVAVQSNNVSAVNEALNELYVEEEDYERLRESVDMHDNFDQIGLAQKLEKHELLEMRRIAAYIYKKAGRWKQSIALSKKDNMYKDCMETCSQSGDRELSEDLLVYFIEQGKKECFASCLFICYDLIRPDVALELAWLNNMLDFAFPYLLQFIREYTSKVDDLVKDKIESQKGERAKEKEEKDLVAQQNMYAQLLPLALPAPPMPGMGGPPPPMGGMGMPPMGGMGMPPMGPGPMPAFGMPPMGSY; from the exons ATGGCGGCGGCCAACGCCCCCATCGCCATGCGCGAGGCGCTCACG CTCACCAGCCTGGGCATCGCGCCGCAGTTCGTCACCTTcacccacgtcaccatggagtcGGAGAAGTACATCTGCGTCCGCGAGACCTCCCCGCAGAACAGCGTCGTCATCATCGACATGGCCATGCCCATGCAGCCGCTCCGACGCCCCATCACCGCCGACTCCGCGCTCATGAACCCCAACACCAGGATCCTCGCCCTCAAAG CCCAAATACCTGGAACAACACAGGATCACCTTCAAATATTTAACATTGAGGCTAAGACTAAGATCAAGTCTCACCAGATGCCGGAGCAG GTTGTATTTTGGAAATGGATCACTCCCAAATTGTTGGGTTTAGTGACACAAGCATCTGTTTACCACTGGTCAATTGAAGGTGATTCTGAGCCCACCAAGATGTTTGATAGGGCCGCTAATTTGGCAAACAACCAGATTATCAACTACCGATGTGACCCAGCGGAGAAGTGGCTTGTGCTTATTGGAATTGCACCTGGTGCCCCGGAG AGGCCACAACTGGTGAAGGGAAATATGCAACTTTTTTCTGTTGATCAACAGCGTAGCCAGGCACTTGAAGCCCATGCAGCTTCTTTTGCAACATTTAAG GTGGTTGGTAATGAGAACCCATCAACTCTTATTTGTTTCGCCTCAAAGACAACTAATGCTGGACAGATTACTTCAAAGTTGCATGTCATTGAACTGGGCGCCCAGCCAG GGAAACCTGGATTTTCGAAGAAACAAGCCGACCTCTTCTTCCCACCAGATTTCCAGGATGATTTTCCTGTAGCTATGCAA GTTTCACAAAAGTATGGGCTTATCTATGTAATTACAAAGCTTGGCCTTTTGTTTGTATATGACTTGGAAACTGCTGCAGCAGTTTACAGAAATAGAATCAGTCCAGACCCTATATTCTTGACAGCAGAATCTTCTACTGGTGGATTTTATGCCATAAACAGAAGAGGGCAGGTTTTACATGCCACAGTTAATGATGCAACCGTTGTGCCTTTTGTCAGCGGTCAG TTGAACAACCTTGAGCTTGCTGTTAATCTTGCCAAGAGAGCTAATCTTCCTGGTGCAGAGAACTTG GTTGTGCAAAGGTTCCAGGAACTGTTTTCGCAAACAAAATACAAGGAAGCAGCTGAGTTGGCTGCAGAGTCTCCACAGGGCCTCTTGAGGACACCTGAGACTGTTGCAAAATTtcag AGTGTCCCTGTGCAAGCTGGGCAAACACCCCCACTCTTGCAGTACTTTGGCACATTGCTAACTCGAGGGAAGCTCAATGCCTTCGAGTCTCTTGAGCTATCTCGACTTGTTGTCAATCAGAACAAAAAGAATCTTCTGGAAAATTGGTTGGCTGAAGACAAACTGGAGTGCAGTGAGGAATTGGGAGATCTTGTCAAG ACTGTGGACAATGATCTTGCACTGAAAATATACATAAAGGCCAGGGCAACCCCTAAAGTTGTTGCTGCTTTTGCTGAAAGGAGGGAATTTGATAAGATTCTTATATATTCAAAGCAG GTTGGATATACCCCAGATTATCTTTTCCTCCTGCAGACCATTTTGCGTACAGATCCACAG GGAGCTGTCAACTTTGCACTGATGATGTCACAAATGGAGGGGGGTTGTCCAGTAGATTATAACACTATAACTGATCTCTTCCTTCAG AGAAACATGATACGGGAGGCAACGGCTTTTCTGCTGGATGTTCTGAAGCCAAACTTGCCAGAGCATGCTTTTCTTCAAACCAAG GTTTTGGAGATCAACTTAGTGACTTACCCAAATGTTGCAGATGCCATTCTTGCTAATGGCATGTTCAGTCATTATGACCGCCCTCGTATTGCTCAGCTGTGTGAAAAGGCTGGATTGTACTTGCGTGCCCTCCAG CATTATTCAGAGTTGCCTGATATCAAGCGTGTCATTGTAAATACCCATGCCATCGAGCCCCAG GCACTTGTTGAGTTCTTTGGCACCCTTTCAAGGGAGTGGGCACTAGAGTGCATGAAGGACCTTCTACTGGTCAATCTGAGGGGAAATCTTCAAATTGTTGTGCAG GCTGCGAAAGAATACTCTGAACAGCTAGGAGTTGATGCTTGCATAAAAttatttgaacaattcaaatctTATGAGGGCCTCTACTTTTTCTTGGGATCCTATCTGAGCTCCAG TGAGGATCCAGATATCCATTTCAAATACATAGAAGCAGCTGCAAGAACTGGACAGATCAAAGAAGTTGAACGTGTAACCAGGGAGTCTAATTTCTATGATGCTGAGAAGACAAAGAACTTTTTGATGGAAGCAAAGCTACCTGATGCACGTCCGCTGATTAATGTTTGTGACCGCTTTGGGTTTGTTCCAGATCTGACTCACTATCTATATACAAACAATATGCTTCGGTATATTGAGGGCTATGTACAGAAA GTGAATCCTGGTAATGCTCCCTTGGTAGTTGGGCAACTTCTGGATGATGAATGCCCTGAAGATTTCATCAAGGGTTTGATTCTCTCTGTTCGTTCTCTCCTTCCTGTTGAGCCACTAGTTGATGAATGCGAGAAGAG GAACCGCCTACGGTTGCTTACTCAATTCTTGGAGCATCTAGTGAGTGAGGGTAGCCAAGATGTGCATGTTCACAATGCTCTTGGGAAAATCATCATTGACAGCAACAATAACCCTGAGCATTTCCTTACTACCAACCCATTTTATGACTCTCGTGTTGTGGGCAAATACTGTGAAAAGCGAGATCCTACACTTGCTGTTGTTGCTTATAGACGTGGGCAATGTGACGATGAGCTTATTAATGTCACCAACAAAAACTCGTTGTTCAAGCTACAAGCTAG GTATGTGGTTGAGAGAATGGATGGTGATCTGTGGGATAAAGTTCTTCAGCCTGAGAATGAATATAGAAGGCAACTCATTGACCAAGTTGTTTCGACTGCATTGCCTGAAAGCAAGAGCCCTGATCAGGTCTCTGCTGCTGTTAAGGCATTCATGACAGCTGACCTTCCTCATGAACTGATTGAGCTTCTTGAAAAGATTGTTCTTCAGAATTCTGCTTTCAGTGGAAATTTCAATCTGCAGAACCTGCTCATCTTGACTGCTATCAAGGCAGATCCATCCAGAGTCATGGACTATGTCAACAGACTTGATAACTTTGATGGGCCTGCTGTTGGAGAAGTTGCTGTTGAAGCACAACTGTATGAGGAGGCTTTTGCTATATTCAAGAAGTTCAACTTAAATGTGCAGGCTGTCGATGTTCTCTTGGACAACATCCGGAGCATAGAAAGAGCAGAGGAATTTGCTTTCCGTGTTGAAGAAGATGCTGTTTGGAGCCAGGTTGCCAAAGCCCAGTTACGTGAAGGTCTGGTCAGTGAAGCAATTGAGTCATTCATTCGCGCAGATGATGCTGCACACTTCCTTGATGTCATCCGTGCTGCCGAGGAAGCTAATGTGTACAATGATTTAGTGAAGTACCTTCTGATGGTAAGGCAAAAGGCACGGGAACCCAAAGTCGATGGAGAACTCATCTTTGCATATGCTAAGATTGACAGGCTCAGTGACATTGAGGAATTCATTCTTATGCCAAATGTTGCCAACCTTCAAAATGTTGGTGACCGTCTGTATGATGAAGAACTATATGAAGCTGCAAAGATCATCTATGCTTTCATCTCAAACTGGGCTAAGCTGGCTGTTACCCTGGTTAAGCTGAAGCAGTTCCAAGGTGCCGTGGATGCTGCTCGCAAGGCTAACAGTGCCAAAACATGGAAGGAGGTCTGCTTTGCTTGTGTTGATGCCGAGGAGTTCCGTCTTGCACAAATATGTGGTCTGAATATTATTGTTCAG GTTGATGACTTGGAAGAAGTCAGTGAATACTACCAGAATAGAGGATGCTTCAGTGAACTTATTGCTCTCATGGagagtggtcttggacttgaacGAGCACACATGGGCATCTTCACAGAATTGGGAGTTCTATATGCTAGATACCGCTCTGAGAAGCTTATGGAACACATCAAACTTTTCTCCACCCGTCTAAATATTCCTAAGCTTATCCGGGCTTGTGATGAACAGCAGCACTGGAAAGAACTCACCTACTTGTACATACAGTATGATGAATTTGACAATGCTGGCACCACTATTATGAACCACTCTCCAGATGCATGGGATCATATGCAGTTTAAGGATGTTtgcgttaaagttgcaaatgttgAGCTATATTACAAGGCAGTTCACTTCTATTTGCAAGAGCATCCGGATCTCATCAATGATATGCTAAATGTGCTTGCACTTCGGTTAGATCATACCAGAGTTGTAGACATAATGCGCAAG GCTGGCCAGTTGCATCTTGTGAAACCATATATGGTTGCAGTTCAGAGTAACAATGTCTCTGCTGTGAATGAAGCCTTGAATGAGCTTTATGTTGAAGAGGAAGACTATGAGAGACTCCGTGAATCAGTTGACATGCATGACAACTTTGACCAGATAGGTCTTGCCCAGAAG CTTGAGAAGCATGAATTGCTGGAGATGAGGAGGATTGCTGCCTACATTTACAAGAAGGCTGGCAGGTGGAAGCAATCCATTGCTCTATCCAAGAAAGACAACATGTACAAGGATTGCATGGAGACATGCTCACAATCTGGTGACCGTGAACTGTCAGAGGACTTGCTTGTCTATTTCATTGAGCAG GGTAAGAAAGAATGCTTTGCTTCCTGCCTCTTCATTTGCTATGACTTGATCCGGCCAGATGTCGCTCTTGAGCTTGCATGGCTGAACAACATGTTGGACTTTGCCTTCCCATACCTGTTGCAG TTCATCCGTGAATACACTAGCAAGGTGGATGATTTAGTGAAGGATAAAATTGAGTCGCAGAAGGGAGAAAGAGCCaaagagaaggaggagaaagatCTCGTGGCTCAGCAG AACATGTATGCGCAACTGCTTCCCCTTGCTTTGCCCGCTCCGCCAATGCCTGGCATGGGTGGTCCTCCACCTCCGATGGGTGGGATGGGCATGCCTCCAATGGGTGGAATGGGTATGCCGCCGATGGGCCCTGGTCCGATGCCAGCATTTGGGATGCCACCGATGGGAAGCTACTGA